Below is a window of Tsuneonella deserti DNA.
GAAGAATGCGCTTCTGGTCGCCAAGGTAGGCTTCGGCCATCGCGATCGCGCTGGTGGCGGGGGCGTAGTATGCGCTGCCGGTCTTGAGCAGGCCGACGATCTCGCCGCCGCCGCCGCGGGTGCGCTTGACGATCTCGTCCATGCGCTCCTTGCTTGACTTGCCCATGGCGACAAGGTCATCGACCGGGATGCCGCTGATCGTGGTGTAGCTGGTGACGGGCACCATCGTGTCGCCGTGGCCGCCGAGGACGAACGCGTTCACGTCGCGCACCGAAACGCCGAATTCCCACGCCAGGAACGTCGCGAAGCGCGCGCTGTCGAGCACGCCGGCCATCCCGACCACCTTGTTGTGAGGAAGGCCGGAGAACTCCCGCAGGGCCCAGACCATCGCGTCGAGCGGGTTGGTGATGCAGATTACGAACGCGTCGGGCGCGTGGGTCTTGATGCCTTCGCCGACCGACTTCATCACCTTGAGGTTGATGCCGAGCAGGTCGTCGCGGCTCATGCCGGGCTTGCGAGGAACGCCGGCGGTGACGATCACCACGTCGGCGCCGGCAATGTCGGCATAGTCGTTGGTTCCGGTGATGCTGGCGTCGAAGCCTTCGATCGGACCGCACTGGCTGAGGTCGAGCGCCTTGCCCTGGGGGATGCCGTCGGCGATGTCGAACAGGACGATGTCGCCCATTTCCTTCTTCGCGGCGAGATGGGCGAGCGTGCCACCGATCATCCCCGCGCCGACGAGCGCGATTTTCTTGCGGGCCATGGGGAAACAAATCCTTCCGTCGCGCGGGACTGGCCATCACAAGGCGCGCAACCCCGTCCCGCAGGCGGAGGCGGCCTGAATTCGAGGCGGACCTAGGCTTGCGGTGGGGCTATTGCAACCGGCAATAGACCGCTTAGTCAAAACTATCTTTGCAAATAGTTCGCAATTGCAGGACGAGGCCTGCCGCTGCTCGATGGCCCGCTGTGAGGCTGGCGGCGGGTCAGGCGCTTGCCCGCATCGGTGCGCCCTCGCGCTCCTGTGCGATCAACATCGCCGCGAGGTAATCGGGCACTGCGCGGCTGAAATAGTATCCTTGGCCAAGGGTGCAGCCGGTCGCCCGGACCGCGCGCACCTGATCGACGGTCTCCAGTCCCTCGGCGACGATTTCCATGTCGAGCCGCGCGCCCATTTCGGCGACCGCGCGGATGATCGCCTCGCTCTTGCGGCCTACGTTGGCGCCGGACACGAAACTGCGATCGACCTTGATCTTGCTGAAGGGGAACTTGTGGATCGAGCCGAGAGACGAATAGCCCGTGCCAAAATCGTCCAGCGCGAAACGTATTCCCGCCGCAGAAAGTTCGTTGATGAAGTTGGCGGTGGACTGGTTATCATCGAGAAACAGGCTCTCGGTCACTTCCAGTTCGAGGCGGGACGGGGCCAGTCCGGCGTCCCGCAGCGCCGTGAGTATGCCGAGCGCCGCGCCCGGCGCCCTGATCTGCATGGGTGAAAGGTTGACGGCGAGGGTCACGTCCTCCGGCCAGTGGACCGCGGCGCGCGCTGCCTGTGCGGTGATCCAGTTGCCGAGTGTGACGATAACCCCCGTCTCTTCTGCCACCGGAATGAATTCGTCGGGCCTCAGTTCACCCTTTTCCGGGTGGAACCAGCGCACCAGCGCCTCGAAAGTTCGGATGCGCCCGGTCGCAAGGTCGATGATCGGCTGGAAGAAAATCGACAACTCGTCACGCTGGATCGCCGCTCTCAGCTCGGCCTCGATCTCCCGCCGGCGCATCAGGTTGCGGCTCATGGATTTCTCGAAGAACCGGCTGTGGTTTTTGCCGCCTACCTTTGCGTGATAGAGCGCCAGGTCAGCTGCCTGCATCAGCGAATCCGCGTCGTCCGCATCTTCTGGCAGGATCGCGATGCCCATCGAACACGGCACCTCCAGGCGGGTTTCGTCGATCCGCAGCGGCCGGGTGACGGTATCCAGGACCCGTGCAGCCAGCCGTTCGCACTCCAGCCTGCTTTCCACGCTGCAGAACATGATGAACTCGTCGCCGCCGAAACGCGCCATCGAGGCATCTGCCGGGGCACTTTCGCGGAGCCTGTGGGCGACCTCGGTCAAGACCCGGTCCCCGACCGGGTGGCCGAGCAGGTCGTTCACTTCCTTGAAGCGGTCGAGATCGAGCCAGAACAGCGCGAGCCGCTCGTCCTGGGAGACCGCCTCCAGCTTCTGCGTCATCGCGTGATTCAGGCCGGCGCGGTTTGCAAGACCCGTGACGACATCGGTCCGCGCGAGCAGCTGCATCTTGGTCGCCAGTTCCGCGCTCGTCTCCGCGGCGCCGATCGCGCCTCGCAAGGTCGTGAAAAGGTTAGTGACGATCGACGACATCGCCCCCATCAGCAGGGTCATCGCGACGGCCATCGCGAAATGGGCGACGGAGCCTTCCCACAGTGCCGCCACCAGCAGCGGCAGCGCCGCAAGTGCCAACTGAGCGAGCGCGATCGCAGGCCGGCCTGCATTGCGGGCGCAAACTCCGACGCCGTACGCGATGGCGTTGACGAGCATCAGCGCCTGGATGCCGGGCTCGGCATGAAGCACGATGGTCAGTCCGGCGAAAATACCCAGGAACAGGGCATAAGTGACCGCACCCGTGGCATAGAGCCGCTCGAGCTTCGTGGTGCTGACGTCCGCATCGTCGGCGCAGATGCCGAACGCGATGACCAGCCGGCCCGCCGCGATGACCGCAAGCATTCCGCACACCGCGTACAGCACGGCTGCGCCGCTCAGGACGGCAGAGACCGCAGCGGAAAGGACGCCGACCGCAACGCCGATCGCGAGACTGATGGGTTGAGTGTAGAGCGAACGCACGAGCGTCCGGCGGACCCGCTCGTTGAGCGCGTCCTTGCGAACAATCCGCCTGTGCAGAAACCGCATCCAGCGGATCGCATGATTAGCAGCCATTAGCCCGCTCTAGACAGGACAGGTCACTGGACGGTTAACGCAGTGCTTACCTTGAGAAATCGCGAAGCGCGGGCGTTTTCGCACTCTCGTCGAGCGGGCGGCGAAGTCTTGCGGCGAGGCGCCGGTCGAATGTGCTGCAGATGTGCTGCCAGTGGTGTGCAACGCGCAGGTCACCGGCAGCCAACGCCTTCTCGGCTTCGATCAGGGCCGCATGCGCCGCGCCGAGCCCATGACGGGCAAAATGGTGCAGGGCCGCGTGCAGCACGATGTCCCGATCTACCGAAGGCAGGTCATCGTTAACCGGCACAGGTGGCGAGTTGGGCCGCTGGAAGGTGCGGGCTGCTGCGGAACGTTGCTGCGAGCGAATTGGCTGCGACCGGACGGGCATCGAATACTTCCTGCGGCGGTGGTCCCAGCCTGTTAGACCCGCGGCAGCTAACGCTTGGTTCGGCTACAGGGTTACGGAACGATTCACCAAGCCTGACCGCACCTGCCGAAATCGTATCCTGGTTATGTTGCCGGTTCGGCAGCTGCCTGCCGTTCGCTTCGCTCGCGCTCGAAGCGCAGGCAGTCGAAGATCTTGGCGCCGCCGAGAAAAACGGAGCCCGTCGCTGCAAGGAACAGCAGCTTCCCTCCAAAACCCGGATATTGGTGCAGATAGACCGAGCCCCGTTCGATCGCTCCGAGGCCAAGCGCGTAGATGATCAGGCACGCTTCGAACTTCGTCTTGATGACAAACAGGCGCTTGATCTTGCTCAACATGTGTCCACGCTTTTCCTTAACGCCAGTGCCAGCAATATCCGTGCCATTGCCGGAATCGCGTGCCTGGCGAAGTTAATGCATGACCAAGTGTAAAGCTCCGCGACAGCGGGTCCAGCGCGTTAACCCAGCTGGAGAAGATCAAGCGTCTGGAGCAGGGCAAGCCGGGCGGCGGTGACGCTCCGCGCGAGGGTTGGGCTGGCGAGGTCAGTCGGATCGATCTGGGACGGCCAGTAATTCCGGATCACCGACTCGATCCGCTCGGCGACTCGATCGTGCAGGAGGAAGCGTGGATCGACCGTTGCGGGATCGGCGACGACGCGAAGCCGCAGGCACGCGGGACCACCGCCGTTCGCCATCGATTGCCGCAAGTCGACCGGCAGCACCTGGCGGATGGGGCCGTTGCTTGCCAACAGGCTCTTCAACCATGCCGTGACGGCAGAATTTTCCATGCACTCGCTCGGCACGACCAGAGCCATTTCCCCCTCTGGCAGGGTAACGAGCTGTGCATTGAACAAGTAGCTCTGCACGGCATCTTCCAGCGACACTTCGGAGGCCGGCACCTCCACCACCTCGAGCGCCGGGAAGACCTCCCGGATCGCCTGGTAAGCCGCTACCTGGCTGGCGAAGGCGGCCTCATGCGTGAACAGGACATGCTCGTTGGCCACGGCGACGACGTCGTTGTGGAAAGCCCCGGCCGCGATCGCGGCGGGGTTCTGCTCCAGGAACACGGTGCGCGCCGGGTCGAGGCCATGGAGCCGGGCGACGGCCCGGCTCGCCTGTTCGTGCTGGCGCGCGGGGAAGGGGCCGCCGCTCCTGCCGTAGACGAAGACTTCCACGCCAGCGGCCTGGTGACGTTCGCACAGCCGCATGTGGTTGGCCGCCCCCTCGTCCCCGAAGCTGGGCGGCACCGGATCGTGCAAAGCAAAGCTCGTCCGGTCCGCGAAGGCGAGGGCGAGCTGGCGCGCCGTGTCGGGCCACTCCTGCGCCCGGTGCGCCATCGTGACGAGATTGGCGGGCGTCAGGTGACAGCGGCCGTCGCTCGTATCCGGAGGGGGACTGACAGTGGCGGCGTTGGCGGTCCACATCGACGACGCGGACCATGAAGCCGCCGTGAGGGCCGGGTCAGTGCTGGCGTCCGCGCCCAGCCGGTCGAGGAAAGCGCCGTTCGGGCGGGGAAGCGGGACGAAGAAGCCCTGGCGCAATCCGAGCGCCATGTTGTGCCGCATCTTGGCGAGGCCCTGGAGCGCCCCCGCGCGAGGGTAGCTGACATCGCCCGCATGGGCGCTCGCGGCGAGGTTGCCGAGGCTCAGGCCGGCGTAGTTGTGACTGGGGCCGACGATGCCGTCGAAATTGATCTCGACCAGGTTAGCCCCTGCGCTCATCGGGCGACGCTCCAGGCCTCGTCGCCCTCAGAGATACCCAGCGCTGCGGCGGAGATGCGGTCGATTTCGATGCTGCCATCGGGCCGGAAGTCGCGCATGCCGAAGGCAGAGCGGAATGTACCCAGCGTACCGGTTGCGATTATCGCGCGCTCGCCAAGGTCGAGATTGGTGGATGCCACCCGGGCAGGACGCGCCTCCCGGATCGACTTCACGTCATTGGTGCGGGCCGTCATGGTTGGCCCGCCATCGAAGATGTCGACGTACCCGTCGTGCCGAAATCCCTCGTCCTCCAGCATCCGCATCGCGGCACGGCCGGTCGGGTGGGGCATGCCGATTGCGGTGCGCGCCTCATCGTCCAGCATGGCCACGTAGACCGGGTGCTTGGGCATGAGATCGGCGATAAACTGGTTGCCGTTGATGGCGTTGAAGTAATCGGCTTCCTGGAAAGTCATGCCGAAGAAGCGCCCGGCTACCCCGTCCCAGAACGGCGAACCGCCGCGCGCGTCGATGATCCCGCGCAGCTCCGCGAGGATCCGGTCGGCGAAACGCGAGCGGTGCATGGCGATGAAGAGGTAGCGGCTCCGCGCGAGCAGCAGGCCGAGCCCACCGGCCCGCTCGTTGGGATGGAGGAACAGGCCGCCCACTTCACTCGAGCCTTCGAGGTCGGTGACGAGGCTCAGCAGATCGGCCCGCACGGTCCGTTCCAGCTCCTGCGAATGCTGGGTCAGCGTGTTGAGGCGATAGGAATAGAACGGCCAGCGCTGTCCGACCTGCGTCATCAGCTGGCAGGTCCCCCGCACATCCCCGGTGGCGGTGTTTTCCAGGACCAGGACGAACTGCTCATCGGCAAGACTGTCCTCGTCGCGGGCGAACGAGACCTCCGCCCGCTCGAGCTTGCCGGCCAGCGCATTGCGATCGGCCGGAAGGTTGGTGAACCCGCCGCCGGTGAGCTTGGCCATTTCGTACAGCGGCTCAAGGTCGCCGGGGTGCGCGGCGCGCAGGCGGAAGGTCAAGTCAGGTCTCCGGATGCAAGGCGGGTGAGGACGAGCGCCGACAGCGATGCGCGCTCGGCTAGGCTGGGCACGACCAGGTACTCGTCGGAAGAATGAATCGAGCCGCCCCGGACGCCCATGGTATCGACCACCGGCACTCCGCAGGCGGCGATGTTGTTGCCATCGCACACGCCGCCAGAGGACTGCCAGCCGAACTGCTGGCCCAGCTCCGCGCCGCAGGCCTGCACCAGGTCGAACAGCTTTTGCGCCCTGCCGTCGACCGGCTTCGGAGGACGCGTGATACCGCCGTGAAGCGATAGCGTGACTTCATGGCGCTTCGCGACTTCGCCAATCAAGTCATTGAGATATTGCTGGAATGATTCCGCAGCCTCACTTGTCCGCGGGCGTATATTGAAACGCACCACGGCGTGATCGGGCACGACGTTGTTGGCCGACCCGCCGTCGATGCGGGCGGGGTTCACGGAGAGTGCCTCATGGCCGAGCGCCTTGACCCGGACGGCGAAATCCGCCGCCGCCACGATGGCGTTGCGCCCTTCCCGGGGATTGCGCCCGGCGTGTGCCGCGCGGCCAGACACGACGAGACTGTAATTCCCGCTCCCCCCACGGGCATGAGCGAGCGTGCCGTCGGGCAGCGCGGAAGGCTCGTACGTCAGCGCCGCATACTTGCCGCGCGCGAGCCGGTCGATCAGCGCGGAGGAAGACAGCGATCCCGTCTCCTCGTCGGAATTGATCATGACGTCGTAGCCGATCCTCCCCGCACTCTCCGATGCCTCGAACGCCAACAGGGCGTGGAGGATCACGGCGATGCCGCCTTTCATGTCGGCAAGACCGGGACCGCACAGGGTCTCGTCGTCGATCCAGGTCTGGTGCTGGAACGGGTGGTCGGCGGGAAACACGGTGTCCATGTGCCCCGTCAGGAGTAGCCGGCGCTCGGCTTCGGGGCGCACCCGCACCACGAGGTGCCGGCCATGCGCTTTCTCGACCTCGCGCCCGTCGGTGTCGATCGTTGAGACCGGGGCCGGTTGATGCAGCTCGATCTCGCCCGGAAGCGATGCGAAAGCCTCGGCAAGCACGGAAGCCTGGTGCGAAAGGCCGGCGAGGTTTCCGGTCCCGGTATTGATCAGGCTCCACGCGCGGGCCTGCTCCAGCATCGCCTCCGGGTCGATCGAGGCGGATATATGGTCAGCCGTTCGTTTCATCTGCAACCGCTCCTAGCCGCCCCGCGCTTTCCCGCGCAACCTGCCGAATGTTGCATTGCACGACGCCGTTCGCCATAGGCGCCGCTCGCTTCCTCCCCGGATGTCAGGCTAAACCGAGGTTTGCGCCGATTCTGGCGCTGCCGCATCGTGCGAGGGAAGATGAGCGAGTATCTGGACAAGGCAGGGCTGCAGGTCGATCACGGACTGGCGGAGTTCGTCGACAGCGAGGTGTTGGCCCCGCTTGGCCACGACAGCGCGGCTTTCTGGCAGGGCTTCGCGGCGTTGCTGGCGGACTACGCCCCTCGCAATCGCGCCTTGCTGGCGCGGCGCGAGGAACTCCAGGCGCAGATCGACGACTGGCATCGGTCAAGGGCGGGGCAACCGCACGACGCGCTCGCCTACGTTCGCTTTCTTGAGGAGATCGGGTACCTGGTGCCCGAACCCGGTGAGTTCACGATCGGGACGGAAAATGTCGACCCGGAAATCGCGACGATGGCCGGGCCCCAGCTTGTCGTTCCCGTATTGAACGCGCGGTTCCTCCTCAACGCGGCCAATGCGCGCTGGGGCAGCCTCTACGATGCATTCTATGGCACCGACGCGCTCGATGCGCCGGCTGCACGACCGGGCGGCTACGACGCCGACCGCGGCGCTGCGGTGATCGCGGAAGCTCGCCGGTTCCTCGATCAGGCGCTGCCCCTGCGCGAGGGGAGCTGGACTGACCTGCGCGGCGAGCCTGTTCCCCTGCTCGCGGATGAAGCGCAATATCGCGGCCGGACCGAAAAGGGATTGTTGTTCCGCAACAATGGCCTGCACATCGAAGTTGTCATCGATCGCGAGCATCCGGTCGGGCGCGACGATCCGGCGGGCATCGCGGATGTCGTGCTCGAAAGCGCGCTGACCACGATCGTCGATCTCGAAGACTCGATCGCCGCGGTCGATGCGGCGGACAAGGTCGCTGCCTACCGCAACTGGCTCGGTGTCATCCGCGGCGACCTGGAGGACACGTTCGAGAAGAACGGCCGCGCACTCACTCGGCGACTGGCCGGCGACAAGACTTGCCAAGGCGAGGGTGGGCCTGTCTCACTTCCCGGGCGCAGCCTTCTGTTCGTTCGGAACGTCGGCCACCTGATGACCAATCCCGCGATCATCCTGCCCGACGGGTCCGAAGTCCCCGAAGGCATCATGGACGCGGTGATCACGAGCGCAATCGGCGCGCACGACGTTGCCGGCCTCGGCCGGTACCGCAACAGCCGCGCAGGCTCCATCTACATCGTCAAGCCAAAGCAGCACGGGCCGGAAGAGTGTGCGTTTACCAACGACTTGTTCGACGCGGTTGAGGACCTGCTCGAGCTGCCCCGGCACACGGTCAAGGTCGGCGTGATGGACGAGGAACGCCGCACCAGCGCCAACCTGGCGGCGTGCATCGAGGCGGTGCGTGACCGTATCGTGTTCATCAACACCGGGTTTCTCGATCGCACCGGCGACGAGATCCACACCTCGATGCAGGCCGGTCCGATGACCCGCAAGGCGGAGATGAAGAGCAGCACGTGGCTCGCCGCGTACGAAGCGCGCAACGTGGCCATCGGCCTGCGCCACGGGCTGTCGGGCCGCGCCCAGATCGGCAAGGGCATGTGGGCCGCGCCCGACATGATGCGCGACATGGTCGAACAGAAGATCGTCCATTTGAAGGCAGGCGCGAACACCGCCTGGGTGCCGAGCCCGACGGCCGCGACGCTCCACGCGCTGCATTACCACCAGCTCGACGTGTTCGCCCGGCAGAAGGAGCTTGGCGAAGCGCCGGGTCTGGACAAGCTGCTCAAGATTCCCCTCGCGCACGGGACCAACTGGTCCGAGGAAGAAGTGCGCGAGGAACTGGACAACAACGCACAGGGTCTACTCGGCTACGTCGTCCGCTGGATCGAGCAGGGCGTGGGTTGCTCCAAGGTCCCCGACATTCACGACGTCGGCCTGATGGAGGACCGCGCGACGCTGCGGATCAGCTCGCAGCACATGGCCAACTGGCTGCTTCACGGCGTGTGCACGCGCGAACAGGTAATGGATTCGCTCCGCCGCATGGCGGCGAAGGTCGACGCGCAGAATGCCGGCGATCCCGCCTACGTTCCGCTCGTCGGAAACGAGGACGGACCGGCTTTCAGCGCGGCTTGCGATCTGGTGTTCAGGGGCGTCGAGCAGCCTTCGGGCTATACCGAACCGCTGCTGCACGCATGGCGGCAGAAGGCGAAGGAAATCTCCGCCTAGCCAAGCTCCCGCGCGATCGCGACGAAGTCCTCGACCGAGAGGGTTTCGGCGCGGCGCTGCGGATCGATGCCGAGCGAGGCGAGGGCATCCAGCGCGCCGGGCACGCCCTTTAGGCTCTGACGCAGCATCTTGCGGCGCTGGCCGAAAGCCGCTTCGGTCACCCGCCCGAGCGTGCGCGCATTCACCCCTGGCGGCATCGCCCTGGGCACGATGTGGACGATCGCGCTCATCACCTTGGGCGGCGGGGTGAACGCGCTCCGGTGCACCTTGAGCGCGATGCGCGGCACGGCGCGCCATTGCGCGAGGACGGCCAACCTTCCGTAGGCGTCGCTGCCCGGCTCCGCTACGATGCGCTGGGCCACTTCCTGCTGGAACATGAGCGTCAGGCTGGTCCACCGGGGCGGCCATTCCTGCCCGCCCAGCCAGCGAACCAGCAGCGCCGTGCCGACATTGTAGGGCAAGTTGGCAACCACGGCATAGGGGCCACCCATGAGGCTGTCGTGATCGAGCGTCAAGGCATCGCCCTCGATGACCCTCAGGCGACCCGGAAAGGCGCCTTCCAGCTCGCCCAAGGCTGGCAGGCAGCGGCGATCCATTTCGATTGCGGTGACATCGGCGCCGGCGCGAAGCAGGCCTCGCGTGAGGCCACCAGGACCGGGGCCGATCTCCAGCACCCTGGTCCCGGCGAGGTCGCCAGGGATGGCAGCGATGCGATCGAGCAGTTGCTCGTCGAACAGGAAGTTCTGCCCGAGCGCCTTCGAGGCGCTCAGGCCGTGGCGCGCCACGACTTCGCGCAAGGGCGGCAGGTCAGGCAATGCTGGCCCGCCGCGCCGCGCACTCGCCCGCCATGCGGATCGCGGCGATGGTCGCGCCGGGGTCGGCCTGGCCGCTGCCCGCGATGCCGAACGCGGTGCCATGATCCGCACTGGTCCGCACGATCGGCAGGCCCAGGGTCACGTTCACCCCTCTGTCGAAGTCGAGCGCCTTGAGCGGGATCAGCGCCTGGTCATGGTACATGCACAAGGCAACATCGTAATCGCGCCGTGCGCGGGGCGCGAACAAGGCGTCGGCGGGGTAGGGCCCGGTCGCCTCGATGCCTTCGCCGCGCAGCGCGGCGATGGCTGGCGCAATGATGCGGATTTCCTCGTCGCCCATTCGCCCGTCCTCTCCGGCATGGGGGTTGAGGGCGGCCACCGCGATCCGGGGGGCGGCAATGCCGAAGTCTCGCTGCAGCGCCGCCGCAGCTATCCGGCCTCGTCGAACCAGCAGGTCGAGCGTGATCTGGCCCGGCACCCGGGCCAGCGGGAGGTGGACGGTGAGGGGGATCGTCCGCAACTGCGGTCCGGCCAGCATCATGACGGCGTCCTGCGCCGCGATCCCGCAGGCGTGGGCGACGAACTCGGTCTGTCCCGGAAAATGGAAGCCGACTTCCCCCAGCAGGGACTTGGCGATCGGGCCGGTGACGAGCCCGCCAGCCTCGCCCGACACCGCGAGAGCGGTCGCCCGCTCCAGCGAGGCAAGCGCCAGCGCCGCGCCATCCTTGTCGGGCTCCCCCGGACGCCATGGCGCGTCGAGATCGCCCAGCACCGGCAGGGCGCGGCCGAAGGCATCGGCAACTTCGTCCAAGGAGGCTACCGGCTCGACGGGAAGGGCATGTCCCCGAGCCGCGGCGGCGGAGGCCAGCAGGCGCACGCCGCCGACGACCGCGAACGGCGGCAGGGCTTCACGATCCCGGGCAATCCACGCTTCGGCGACCAGTTCGGGGCCTACCCCCGCCGGATCGCCGAGCGAGACGACGAGCGGCTTCAATTGTACTCGATCACCGCGTCGTTGCGCAGGTCGCGAAGATAGCGCTGGGCCCGCTTGTTGACCCGGTCGTCTTCGAGCTGCGCCATCAGGTCGTCGAAACTCGGCGCGCCCGAGGTCTGCGGATCGTCGCGGCCGCACAGCATGAGCACACTCACGCCGTCCTGCGCCGATCCGAACGGCGGGGTGGTCTGGCCGACCTGCAGATCCGCCAACAGCGGCTGGAGTTGCTCGGGCAGCGAGCGCAGGACGATCCCGTCGTTCGCCGCCACTTCGGCGCCGATCGCGGCCGCGCCCGATTCCGCATCGCCGCAGCCGCGCATCGCGCTGACGGCGGACGTGAACGAGGCAAGCTTGGCCTTCGCCTCGGCCTCGCTGAGCCCTTCGGGGAACTTGAGCGAGATCTGCTTGAGACTGAGCACCGCATCGCGCGGGTCCGCGGTCAGCACGGCCTTCTTGTCGATGAGGTAGAGGATCGAAAACCCGCCCGAGTTCTCGATCGGACCCACGAGCTGACCCGGCTGCATCTGGCGCGCGGCGACCGCCAGCTCGCTCGGGAGCATTTCGAGCCGCACGAACCCGAGATCGCCGCCCGCAGCGGCAGTCGAGGACTGCGAAAACTGGCGGGCGTAGCCGACGAAGCTGCCGCCCTGCTTGAGCTGTTCGATGATCTTGCCGAGGTTGGCGAGAACCTGTTCGCGCGTCTCGGGGGTTGCGGCCAGCCAGA
It encodes the following:
- the mdh gene encoding malate dehydrogenase encodes the protein MARKKIALVGAGMIGGTLAHLAAKKEMGDIVLFDIADGIPQGKALDLSQCGPIEGFDASITGTNDYADIAGADVVIVTAGVPRKPGMSRDDLLGINLKVMKSVGEGIKTHAPDAFVICITNPLDAMVWALREFSGLPHNKVVGMAGVLDSARFATFLAWEFGVSVRDVNAFVLGGHGDTMVPVTSYTTISGIPVDDLVAMGKSSKERMDEIVKRTRGGGGEIVGLLKTGSAYYAPATSAIAMAEAYLGDQKRILPVAAYVDGKYGLNGLYVGVPAVIGANGIEEVVEIKLNDDEKANLKTSTDAVEELLVACKNLDGDLA
- a CDS encoding putative bifunctional diguanylate cyclase/phosphodiesterase, which codes for MAANHAIRWMRFLHRRIVRKDALNERVRRTLVRSLYTQPISLAIGVAVGVLSAAVSAVLSGAAVLYAVCGMLAVIAAGRLVIAFGICADDADVSTTKLERLYATGAVTYALFLGIFAGLTIVLHAEPGIQALMLVNAIAYGVGVCARNAGRPAIALAQLALAALPLLVAALWEGSVAHFAMAVAMTLLMGAMSSIVTNLFTTLRGAIGAAETSAELATKMQLLARTDVVTGLANRAGLNHAMTQKLEAVSQDERLALFWLDLDRFKEVNDLLGHPVGDRVLTEVAHRLRESAPADASMARFGGDEFIMFCSVESRLECERLAARVLDTVTRPLRIDETRLEVPCSMGIAILPEDADDADSLMQAADLALYHAKVGGKNHSRFFEKSMSRNLMRRREIEAELRAAIQRDELSIFFQPIIDLATGRIRTFEALVRWFHPEKGELRPDEFIPVAEETGVIVTLGNWITAQAARAAVHWPEDVTLAVNLSPMQIRAPGAALGILTALRDAGLAPSRLELEVTESLFLDDNQSTANFINELSAAGIRFALDDFGTGYSSLGSIHKFPFSKIKVDRSFVSGANVGRKSEAIIRAVAEMGARLDMEIVAEGLETVDQVRAVRATGCTLGQGYYFSRAVPDYLAAMLIAQEREGAPMRASA
- a CDS encoding N-succinylarginine dihydrolase; the encoded protein is MSAGANLVEINFDGIVGPSHNYAGLSLGNLAASAHAGDVSYPRAGALQGLAKMRHNMALGLRQGFFVPLPRPNGAFLDRLGADASTDPALTAASWSASSMWTANAATVSPPPDTSDGRCHLTPANLVTMAHRAQEWPDTARQLALAFADRTSFALHDPVPPSFGDEGAANHMRLCERHQAAGVEVFVYGRSGGPFPARQHEQASRAVARLHGLDPARTVFLEQNPAAIAAGAFHNDVVAVANEHVLFTHEAAFASQVAAYQAIREVFPALEVVEVPASEVSLEDAVQSYLFNAQLVTLPEGEMALVVPSECMENSAVTAWLKSLLASNGPIRQVLPVDLRQSMANGGGPACLRLRVVADPATVDPRFLLHDRVAERIESVIRNYWPSQIDPTDLASPTLARSVTAARLALLQTLDLLQLG
- a CDS encoding arginine N-succinyltransferase; amino-acid sequence: MTFRLRAAHPGDLEPLYEMAKLTGGGFTNLPADRNALAGKLERAEVSFARDEDSLADEQFVLVLENTATGDVRGTCQLMTQVGQRWPFYSYRLNTLTQHSQELERTVRADLLSLVTDLEGSSEVGGLFLHPNERAGGLGLLLARSRYLFIAMHRSRFADRILAELRGIIDARGGSPFWDGVAGRFFGMTFQEADYFNAINGNQFIADLMPKHPVYVAMLDDEARTAIGMPHPTGRAAMRMLEDEGFRHDGYVDIFDGGPTMTARTNDVKSIREARPARVASTNLDLGERAIIATGTLGTFRSAFGMRDFRPDGSIEIDRISAAALGISEGDEAWSVAR
- a CDS encoding hydrolase, with product MKRTADHISASIDPEAMLEQARAWSLINTGTGNLAGLSHQASVLAEAFASLPGEIELHQPAPVSTIDTDGREVEKAHGRHLVVRVRPEAERRLLLTGHMDTVFPADHPFQHQTWIDDETLCGPGLADMKGGIAVILHALLAFEASESAGRIGYDVMINSDEETGSLSSSALIDRLARGKYAALTYEPSALPDGTLAHARGGSGNYSLVVSGRAAHAGRNPREGRNAIVAAADFAVRVKALGHEALSVNPARIDGGSANNVVPDHAVVRFNIRPRTSEAAESFQQYLNDLIGEVAKRHEVTLSLHGGITRPPKPVDGRAQKLFDLVQACGAELGQQFGWQSSGGVCDGNNIAACGVPVVDTMGVRGGSIHSSDEYLVVPSLAERASLSALVLTRLASGDLT
- a CDS encoding malate synthase G, whose translation is MSEYLDKAGLQVDHGLAEFVDSEVLAPLGHDSAAFWQGFAALLADYAPRNRALLARREELQAQIDDWHRSRAGQPHDALAYVRFLEEIGYLVPEPGEFTIGTENVDPEIATMAGPQLVVPVLNARFLLNAANARWGSLYDAFYGTDALDAPAARPGGYDADRGAAVIAEARRFLDQALPLREGSWTDLRGEPVPLLADEAQYRGRTEKGLLFRNNGLHIEVVIDREHPVGRDDPAGIADVVLESALTTIVDLEDSIAAVDAADKVAAYRNWLGVIRGDLEDTFEKNGRALTRRLAGDKTCQGEGGPVSLPGRSLLFVRNVGHLMTNPAIILPDGSEVPEGIMDAVITSAIGAHDVAGLGRYRNSRAGSIYIVKPKQHGPEECAFTNDLFDAVEDLLELPRHTVKVGVMDEERRTSANLAACIEAVRDRIVFINTGFLDRTGDEIHTSMQAGPMTRKAEMKSSTWLAAYEARNVAIGLRHGLSGRAQIGKGMWAAPDMMRDMVEQKIVHLKAGANTAWVPSPTAATLHALHYHQLDVFARQKELGEAPGLDKLLKIPLAHGTNWSEEEVREELDNNAQGLLGYVVRWIEQGVGCSKVPDIHDVGLMEDRATLRISSQHMANWLLHGVCTREQVMDSLRRMAAKVDAQNAGDPAYVPLVGNEDGPAFSAACDLVFRGVEQPSGYTEPLLHAWRQKAKEISA
- the rsmA gene encoding 16S rRNA (adenine(1518)-N(6)/adenine(1519)-N(6))-dimethyltransferase RsmA, coding for MPDLPPLREVVARHGLSASKALGQNFLFDEQLLDRIAAIPGDLAGTRVLEIGPGPGGLTRGLLRAGADVTAIEMDRRCLPALGELEGAFPGRLRVIEGDALTLDHDSLMGGPYAVVANLPYNVGTALLVRWLGGQEWPPRWTSLTLMFQQEVAQRIVAEPGSDAYGRLAVLAQWRAVPRIALKVHRSAFTPPPKVMSAIVHIVPRAMPPGVNARTLGRVTEAAFGQRRKMLRQSLKGVPGALDALASLGIDPQRRAETLSVEDFVAIARELG
- the pdxA gene encoding 4-hydroxythreonine-4-phosphate dehydrogenase PdxA, giving the protein MKPLVVSLGDPAGVGPELVAEAWIARDREALPPFAVVGGVRLLASAAAARGHALPVEPVASLDEVADAFGRALPVLGDLDAPWRPGEPDKDGAALALASLERATALAVSGEAGGLVTGPIAKSLLGEVGFHFPGQTEFVAHACGIAAQDAVMMLAGPQLRTIPLTVHLPLARVPGQITLDLLVRRGRIAAAALQRDFGIAAPRIAVAALNPHAGEDGRMGDEEIRIIAPAIAALRGEGIEATGPYPADALFAPRARRDYDVALCMYHDQALIPLKALDFDRGVNVTLGLPIVRTSADHGTAFGIAGSGQADPGATIAAIRMAGECAARRASIA